Genomic segment of Oncorhynchus tshawytscha isolate Ot180627B linkage group LG13, Otsh_v2.0, whole genome shotgun sequence:
CTTGAGTTCAAATAATGCCAGTGCGTAGTAGTCAAAGCATGTGTAGATTAGGCTTTGTTTGGGAAGAGAACCCGGAGGGTGATTTTTATGGAGTCCCACTACACGATTACCACATCTTGAATGTCAGTTGCTATAATAGGCTAATTGCCGTTTACACGAGTGGCGTTGACCAGCTGAAAGAGATCCCGACGCTCTGTCTGGCCTCTCACTTTCTGTGGAAGGAAAGTAAACAGATAGCATGGCCTGGAAGGAGAAGAGGGTTTTTCATGCATGAGAGAATGGCCATAGAAATGGAATTACTAGTAGCCTAATTCTagaaattatatttctatgaggAGGGTGCTCCTTTGTTATGGGGTTCCAGGCTTGAACTCCCAGCTTGTGATAAGGATTCAAAGGCAAGTCCTCCTGGAAGGTTAAACATGTCAATAGTGATAAGAGGCAGGAGTTTACGGACCATTTCCGCTCCAGAATGAACATCTGATTTGATTCACCCCTTGTCTTGCTCTTTGTGCCATGCACGCTACAGTTGTTTAGTTTCACTTTCTTTAGATTTGTGCTGTGTTGAATAATGTGGGTACACGTGTGGCCTCAATTGCCTCTATCTCATTAGGCTCTGTTTTTTGTGGCTTGATTTGTGGGCTCCACCCTTTGGTTCGTTAATTGTATTATTACTGATGTGTAGGCCCAGCTAGTGAACTGAACTGGGGGGTTGGTGAAACAGAATAGGCAGCGAGGTTAAAATAAAGTTGCTTTGATCAAATCCAGCCTTTGATCAGCCAGCTCTGGCCTGAATGCCTTTCTGTTGGAAAGTCATTGCTCCTTTTTGGAGGGGAGGCAGATATCGTTCTGTTTTATCATCCCCTGCCTTTTCACCAACCGCTCACCGCCGCAGACCTACCCCTTTGTGACGGCCGCGAGTGTCAGGCAGACAGACCTTCAAaacacacactttacccccaCACCCCGAGGCATTTAGTTGCTATGTTCACTCATTCCCATAGGCTCAGTTTGCAGTTTTATACAGTCAGTTGTACACCTATTGCAATCAAAGTAAAACAGGCAACCATgcatagatacagacacacatatgcgaacgcgcacacacatacacgaacacacacaggTTTTGTTCTTCTATCCTGGTGAGGACCGAAACAAAAATTCCATTCAAAACCCTAAGTCTAAcccttaaaatagcctttgtcctcatgaGGATGTGGGAAATGGTCCCTCACATggttagaacacacacacacaaaacaacacaaaccTACTTATCACAGCTTCCTTCTGAGAAATGTGTCATCCCTTATGTTAtgtcctcactctctttctttgccTTTTCTGCAAAAGCAATGAGTGTAAAACTGATCCCAGGTCATTTATTTCTAGGTATATAAGCTGAACAGCACAAGAGCAGGTTTGAAACGTGACAAAAACATTGGTGCACCAAACCAACGAGCACCACCGCTACCACACAAGCACCAGCAAAGCAGGGATGATTTATTGTTGGCCCTCTTTTGTGGCCCTTTTTCTAAAGCAGCATCAGTATGGAGGGGACATCACACTCGGACTCAGACTGAGGTTGAATGGAGGTTGCCATGGGTCCTACCTAGCTATTCCACTTAATGCACACACGCACGAAGgtgcgcactcacacacacacgacaatGATGGCAGTGTTTTGCCCATTGTGCAGTAATTTCACTGAGTTTGTACGAAGTTGTTGTTTGTAAAGGAAATTGCGGATGGATGACATTTTTATTTACTAGCATTCTATAGTCttgaggtgggttgatgtctttgcAAGTCACACGAACAGCATTGTTCAATTTCAGCTTTTCTATTGGCCAGTCCGATAAGCTGTAAAGACAAACGCACGCGCGCGCTTCTATGAACTTTTAACCCGGCAACGATGGTGGGAGGAGCTAGATGTTTAGAGAGGGGTTGTTTGACTCCGACACAGTGACCATAGTCCGGTGTGGTTTGTTGAGACACAAGTGGCCTCTGTGGTACATGGACTACGATGTTCAAGCACATAACGATGGGTCTACTTGGCAGAACATACTGGAGTGCTGTAACGACTAACTATCTTTGGGTCAACTATGGCTTTGAGTCAAGTGATAAGCCCTTCTTGGTGTTCACTTTTCATTGAAACGCGGTGCTTTCTGCCAAACAATCAGACCGTGGTATCCAGAAACGTGTTCACTGCTAGAAGTATTTCAAAGACAAAAGTGGTGACTATAAGAAAGTTATGTTGGACTTGCGCATTGAAAAGTGGCCTCGGGAACAGTCTAAATGCCCAGTACTTTGTCTAGATTTCTGTTGTTCTCCGGTTTCAGATAGCGGTCGCGGCCAAGTCGTCCTCCGAAGTGGATGACCTTTTCATTGACGACACAGGGTCCGGAGGTTACTACCCCGAGGACGACGACGACTTTAACTCGGGGTCAGGATCAGGTAAGAGTCTGGTCACAGTAGTCTTCGACTGggtcggcaggcaggcaggctggctttTCACCCAGAGTGGGCATGTCTGTAGAACTGAGGTCTTACTTAGGTATTGAAGCCCCTTTTTACAAAACTTTTAACAACATGCAGATGGCCAAAGCAAAGCAGGCTGTAAGAAAGAGCTTTGATAACTGTGGCGAACACTGTGCCCGGGTAAAAATCATACCAGACTCACTTTACCTTCACCTGATCCCATTCTAGAATATCAGGAGGTGGTCTTGTCTGTTGTGATTGAATTATGAATGTGAACGTGAGGTACTTTATGAAAAGCCTGATTTCTCTTAGGTACAAACTCAAACATAGACTGACAAGCAACTGAAAGTAATTGAGTGCTGGTGAAGTAGTACAAACAGTGCTATCTCCTCATCTTGCTCTGCAGGCACTGCTGAGGAGGTGATCGAGGAGACGGTGACCGTGAGCACGTTGTACATTGCGCCCAAAGCAGTACCCACCCAGGACTCCACCAAAGACTTCACTcccagagtggagacagacacgCCCAGAGAAGACCTGCCTGGGGAAACGCCCTGGAAGCCAGTCAGAACTGAGGTGAGGGAACATGACAACCTTTTAGACCGGCCCACTAAGCTAACGATGGACCGGCCCACTGGGCATTTGCCCAAACTGCCCTAGGACCAGTCCCTTTTTTCCCCCGTATGGTAGATATTGAAAGATTGGAAATTGTGTGGTAGTCTGTGGGAGCCTTTCCCCTCCCAAAATAACAGTTGAACATGCATTGACCCCGATGCTGGAATGCTATACATAAAAGTAGTAATTGGTAATAGAGCCCTAATAACGCACTAATATTATAGCATTTTGCTAGACAGTGATCTATGCTCTTTGACCTCACCACAGATGAAGAGTATAAACCATCAGCCATAAGTCTTAACTCGTTGACATAGAATGTCATCAAATCCCTCTAATGCAGTGATGATAATACCCTCCAAGAGGTTCCTCTGGGGATAAGGATCAAGCAGTCATCTAGGCTCCTGATGTTGCTCTGGTTTTGTTGTACATTATgctggattactgaatcaaacagTCATAATCTCCCGTTTTAGAACACTACAGAATCCGCTCTTGTTGGGTGATGGCCTAGATTCTTTCTGGCCTGGTTCCATTGTGgtccctttctccttcccctaATCCCTTACCGTTCAATATTTACACATGAAGACACTAGGGAGGTGACAGCAATACAGTGACGACTCCACCAACCCCTCCAATAGTTTTAGTGTGGCTTCTGCCATGTTGCTTTCACCTATCCAGTCTTTTCAGATCTGTTAACACGGAAGGTGTAGGGCAGGTGATTTTACTTGGCCCTGGTTTCGGAGCTAGAGACCCAAATATGGACCCAGGCATCTATGTTAGTACATAAACTATATCCCTTCACCTCTAGCTTCCATTCTCCTGGCCTTTTATGTttgtaaaaaaatttttttttttaaacggtatACCACCATCGTGTCCTTCCATTCTCTCCTCCCAGCCCCCAGTACCCGTCACCGAGGATGTACGCAAGAACCAGATCACCAGCACCCCCAGCTCCCCCCTGGAGCCCATCGATGTTCGCTCGGAAAACCTCTTCCAGAGGACGGAGGTGCTGGCAGGTATGTACGGCAACAGCAGCACAGGGGTTCACCATTTTCCACACTCGTCGCAGGCAACAGTGTGCAGTCTTTACACCTGTGTCTACCCATCTAAATGTTGATTATGGGTTGTTGAGCTGTTGAATGGGACATTCTGTCACATCCAGGTAATCACACTGCCATGTTATTTCTGAATGTCTTGATTACAACGCTGATTATGAAGTAGGTCAGGTGGCGGGTCTGGAGCGTCGCTAAAGTGTGTCTGCTGCCCAGATTGATGACAAGAAAATCTGCGTTTGGATGTCTGGCGAGTTTTGTTGGTTGGATCTTTGCTGCATCTTTAGCATATGTAGCAACTTCATATATCCTCTGCCATATAACACCTAATAATCTGTAATATAATTGCTATAACATTGctgttatacactgagtgtaaaaaaaaacattaggaacaccttcctaatattgagttgcaccaccttttgccctcagaacagcctcaattcgtcggggcatggactctacaaggtgccgaaaccgttccacagggatgctggctcatgttgactccaatggttcccacagttgtgtcaagttggctggatgtcctttgggtggtgggaccattcttgatacacacgggaaactgttgagcgtgaaaaacccagcagcgctgcagttcttgacacaaaccagtgcgcctggcggcacctactaccataccccaatcaaaaatcaaatttaGTGTTAATTCACTTCTACTGAAATCCAAACTAGGAAAATGATCTGACTGGCAATCGCACTTTCTGATGCTGTTTTCCTTTCAGTGTTGGCGATAAACATGTAGAGTGTTACAAATGGACTGGCACTTCAGTTCCCCTTTGTTCTGACATCCGTCTGATAGTTACTGTGAAAAAGTGACATGAATGAGGACAAGTAGGGGACGTCAATACAGTCATGCTGGAAATATATCCCACAAACATCCAACCAGTTAGCTGCCTTTGCTCGTTTGGATTTTGTTGTTTATTCCAAAGTTTGCAACGTAGAAAACATGGTTTAACTTGTATTTCAAAATTGCTCAAATTACTGGTCATGTAGACAGACATGTGAGGCCCTGACTTTTCGAACTGTCTGCTAGCTAGAATACTTTTTTCTGTTTTCAATTATAGTCATGTTGGCCACATCCACtaaaaccctggccttgacagGGCTGTATATACTGTGGATTAGAGTAATGTAAAACTCTTGGGTTCAGGAGGCCCAGGCCCACTGTGTAGAAACAGATCTGGCTTGCTaacctcctcctgtcctctctaccctCCTACCTTTCCTCATCCTGTCCCCTATGGCTCCCACAAACTCAAATGGTCTGTAATCTAATTTACATTTATCCGCTACACACCGAGGAGCCGCACGGTTTCTGGCTGTAAGCGTGCCAGATATCTTTTTACCCATGGGGCCGAGGCGCCGGTTCAACATGTGGAAATATAATTGGAGCAGAGGGGAGATTGTTTCGCCACAAGAGCCCTAAAACAGATTAAGGGCTGTAAAAAAATCTTATACAAGTATAATTGGAAGAATGATGAAATCCTATGTAAATAATTAGCATGCCGGAAACAAGGGCATGTCCTGGGAGTAATCTTGAGTAGCTTGATAGGGGGATTGTGTAAGAAAGGGCACAGTGCATTCAAAGTTCCCTCTCTAGATGCTATAAGCTTTAATGTCCTCCCGAATAGCctttgacctctaacctctgacctcaccctctctctgtccacagcTGTCATTGCGGGTGGAGTTATTGGCTTCCTCTTCGccatcttcctcatcctcctcttggtTTACCGCATGAGGAAGAAGGACGAGGGCAGCTACGACCTGGGAGAGAGGAAACCCTCTGGGGCAGCCTATCAGAAGGCCCCAACCAAGGAGTTTTATGCATAAAGCCCCGCCCCCTCATGAGAAGATTGACAAATCGGAGTGACAGTTTATAGCAGTCCATGACAACAAGAAAAAACCTGTTCAAATATACtgtaacaacaaaaaataaaaagttaattGAGGAAAAATTACATAAAGGAAAGCTTTTGCATAGAGTATTGTAATTAAGacattttcttct
This window contains:
- the sdc2 gene encoding syndecan-2 codes for the protein MRNIWIILTLGITAFLSGERIAVAAKSSSEVDDLFIDDTGSGGYYPEDDDDFNSGSGSGTAEEVIEETVTVSTLYIAPKAVPTQDSTKDFTPRVETDTPREDLPGETPWKPVRTEPPVPVTEDVRKNQITSTPSSPLEPIDVRSENLFQRTEVLAAVIAGGVIGFLFAIFLILLLVYRMRKKDEGSYDLGERKPSGAAYQKAPTKEFYA